AATATATTTGAACCAGTTAAAATAGGAAATATAGAACTTAGAAATAAAACTGTAATGCCACCTATGTGTATGTATAATGCTGAAAATGGTTTGGTTAATTCTTTTCACGGACTACACTATAGTGCTAGAGCATTTTCAGAAGTTGGGCTTGTAATTGTAGAATCAACAGCAGTAATTCCAAATGGAAGAATTACAAGTGGGGATTTGGGGATTTGGTCAGATGAGCACATATATGGTCTTGGTGAACTTGTTCTTAGAATTAAAAAATACGGTGCGGCTGCGGGAATTCAGTTGAATCATGCAGGTAGGAAATGCCAAATAACGTCTAATGATATTTATTCGCCATCACCAATACAATTTTCGGAAAAGTTTAATACACCTCTAGAAATGAGTATTGAGGATATAGCAGTAGTAAAATCAGCATTCGTAAATGCTGCAAAAAGAGCTGTGAAAGCGGGATTTGATGTGATAGAAATACACAGTGCTCATGGATATCTTTTACACCAATTTTTGTCGGCAGAAACGAACAAGAGAAATGATCAATATGGTGGCAAATTGGAAAACAGAATGAGGTTATTAAAGGAAATAATTCAAGAGGTGAAATATGAAATAAAGGATAGAGCTGTTTTAGCAGTTAGACTTTCTGCGATAGATTATGCAGATACGCCTTTGACGATAGATGATACAAAAATAATAATAAGAGAAATAGAACCATATGTTGATTTATTTGATATAAGTTCGGGAGGTTTGATACCAAATCCTAGAATAGATGTATTTCCAGGCTACCAAACTCACATTGCGAGTGAGGTAAAAAAAATAACAGAAAAACCTGTTATTGCTGTTGGATGGTTAAATGGGCTAGAAGATGAGGAGCTTGAAAAATTATTGGATGAGGATTGTGATTTGTTAGCATTTGGAAAGGCTCTGATTAAAAATCCTAATTACGTTTTGGATTTGAGTGTAAGAACGGGAAATGATAATTTAAGAATTCAAGGGT
This Tissierellales bacterium DNA region includes the following protein-coding sequences:
- a CDS encoding NADPH dehydrogenase, coding for MNIFEPVKIGNIELRNKTVMPPMCMYNAENGLVNSFHGLHYSARAFSEVGLVIVESTAVIPNGRITSGDLGIWSDEHIYGLGELVLRIKKYGAAAGIQLNHAGRKCQITSNDIYSPSPIQFSEKFNTPLEMSIEDIAVVKSAFVNAAKRAVKAGFDVIEIHSAHGYLLHQFLSAETNKRNDQYGGKLENRMRLLKEIIQEVKYEIKDRAVLAVRLSAIDYADTPLTIDDTKIIIREIEPYVDLFDISSGGLIPNPRIDVFPGYQTHIASEVKKITEKPVIAVGWLNGLEDEELEKLLDEDCDLLAFGKALIKNPNYVLDLSVRTGNDNLRIQGYRDAYGI